AAAAAATAAGGTGATTGCTGTTCCGGAGATTTCTCGAGGAGGACTTTCAAGTTCAATTGTTCATCCAAGAGAAGTCTTTAAAGAAGCAATCAGACGCAGCAGTGCAGCTCTGATTTTAGTTCATAATCATCCAAGTGGTGATCCTACTCCCAGTGCTGATGATATCAGTATAACTAAAAAACTTGTTAAAACAGGAAAAATAATTGGGATAGAAGTAATGGACCATATTATAATTGCTGGTGATAAGTATTTAAGCTTTAAAGAAAAGGGTTTATTTTAAATTTGCTATAATTTTTTAGATTTTAATTTAATTTTTATATAATTTGAAAGGGGTTTAAGTAAATGGTTTTTAAATTTTTAAGTGCACCATTCTCAAGGGACATGGGTGTTGATCTTGGGACGGCAAATACATTAGTTTATATCAAAGGTAAGGGGATCTTAATTAGAGAACCCTCAGTTGTTGCTTTGAAAAAAGATAAACAGGAAGTACTTGCTGTTGGTGATGAAGCAAAAAGAATGATTGGTAGAACACCTGGAAATATTGTTGCTGTAAGACCAATGAAGGATGGAGTTATTGCTGACTTTGATGTTACAGAATCAATGCTCCGTTATTTTATAACAAAGGCCCATAAAAGAAGCAGGATGGTTAGACCACGAATAATAATTTGCGTACCTTCTGGGGTAACAGAAGTTGAAAAAAGAGCTGTTATCGATGCAGCTGTTCACGCGGGAGCCAGGGAGGCATATCTGATAGAAGAGCCCATGGCCGCGGCCATTGGTGCTGGTTTACCTGTCCATGAGCCAACTGGTAATATGATTGTGGATATCGGTGGTGGTACTACAGAAGTTGCAGTTATCTCTTTAGGGGGAATTGTAACCAGCCGCTCAATTAGAATTGGTGGTGATGACATGGATGTTGCTATTGTGCAGTATGTAAAAAGAAAATATAATTTAATGATTGGTGAAAGAACAGCTGAAGAAATTAAAATAGATATTGGTGCTGCCTATACTGATAATCCTGAAGGCGTAAAAGAAATTAGAGGTCGTGATCTTGTGAGTGGCCTTCCAAAAACTATAGAAATTAATGGAGCAGAAATCCAAAAAGCTCTAGAAGAACCGGTTGTTAATATTATTGATGCCGTTAAAATGACTCTAGAAAAAACACCGCCTGAATTAGCATCTGATGTTATGGATAGAGGAATTATTTTAACCGGTGGTGGAGCATTACTGCAGGGCTTAGATAAATTATTAATAGACCAAACTCAAATGCCGGTGCATATTGCTGACGAACCTTTAGACTGTGTAGCTAAAGGAACTGGAATGGCTTTAGAAGAAATTGATTCTTTAAAAAAGATATTAATCACTCCTAAGAAACTTTCATAGGGGGGATAACTGTTGTTTAATATTAACAGTGATACATTAATTGCAGCAGCCTTAATAGTTTTAATTATTTTATTTTTTGCTTTTCTCTATTTCACCGGAGTAGATCTACCGGTTTTTAATTGGTTGAGTGATCTTATTTATAATATTATTACTCCTGTTTTAAATTTAGTTCATCAATTTGTTGAGAGTATACAGAATTTCTTTAACACCTTATTTTCTATTGATGAAGTTAACCAAGAAATTAAAGATTTAAGACAGAAAAATAGTATCTTAGAAAGGCAAATACTATTTTTAGAAAATATTAATAGAGAAAATGAAAGACTTAGAAAACTGCTTGATTTTAAAGAAAAAGTTGATTATCAAATGATTGGAGCTGAAGTAATAGCAAATTCTCCCTCTATCTGGGAAAAAACAATTACAATTAATCGAGGTAGTAAAGATGGTTTAGAAAAAAGGATGCCTGTTATTAGTTATCAGGGATATTTAGTTGGAAGAATAGAAAATACAGGTGTCAGCTCAGCTCAGGTCAGATTAATTACTGATCACGATTTTGTTGTGGGCGGGATTATTGCCAGAACTGATTCTAGAGAAATTGGATTAGTTAAAGGAAGTGGTAGAGCAGATCAGCCCAATATAATGGATAGTATAGCCTGGGATGCTGATATCGAATCAGGTGATATAATACTAACATCTGGTTTATCCAATAACTTCCCAGCAGGATTGAAAATTGGAGAGGTTGCAAAAGTTGAAACAGATAATTATGGTCTTTCACAAAAAGCAGATATAAATCTATTGATACACCAGATAACTTTAGAAGAAGTAATGGTTATTAAAAACTTTAATCATAAAAATAATATTAAAAATACTGAAGTAGAAAATGAAGCTGAAATTAATGATAATGAGGAAAGTGAAAATAATGATGGAAACGCAGAGAGTGAAAATATTTAGAGAAAAAATATTTATGATGGAGAGTTTAAATTGAAAAAATATCTACTCAATATTTCAGTTTTAATTTTTCTGTTAATTTTTCAGCTGACAATAGCTATGTTTTTTCCAGCTTTAAATTTAATACCGGATTTTATATTAATTTATGTAGTTATTAGGGCAGTCATTTATGGAGCTAAAGATGCAATGATTTATGGAGCAGTCGGTGGTCTGCTTCAGGATGTTTTTATAACATCTTTTATAGGACTTTTTACTCCTGTAAAAACAGCTGTCGCCTTTTTAGCAGCTTTATTATCAGGGCGATTTTTTCCAG
Above is a window of Halanaerobium saccharolyticum subsp. saccharolyticum DSM 6643 DNA encoding:
- a CDS encoding rod shape-determining protein — translated: MVFKFLSAPFSRDMGVDLGTANTLVYIKGKGILIREPSVVALKKDKQEVLAVGDEAKRMIGRTPGNIVAVRPMKDGVIADFDVTESMLRYFITKAHKRSRMVRPRIIICVPSGVTEVEKRAVIDAAVHAGAREAYLIEEPMAAAIGAGLPVHEPTGNMIVDIGGGTTEVAVISLGGIVTSRSIRIGGDDMDVAIVQYVKRKYNLMIGERTAEEIKIDIGAAYTDNPEGVKEIRGRDLVSGLPKTIEINGAEIQKALEEPVVNIIDAVKMTLEKTPPELASDVMDRGIILTGGGALLQGLDKLLIDQTQMPVHIADEPLDCVAKGTGMALEEIDSLKKILITPKKLS
- the mreC gene encoding rod shape-determining protein MreC, whose amino-acid sequence is MFNINSDTLIAAALIVLIILFFAFLYFTGVDLPVFNWLSDLIYNIITPVLNLVHQFVESIQNFFNTLFSIDEVNQEIKDLRQKNSILERQILFLENINRENERLRKLLDFKEKVDYQMIGAEVIANSPSIWEKTITINRGSKDGLEKRMPVISYQGYLVGRIENTGVSSAQVRLITDHDFVVGGIIARTDSREIGLVKGSGRADQPNIMDSIAWDADIESGDIILTSGLSNNFPAGLKIGEVAKVETDNYGLSQKADINLLIHQITLEEVMVIKNFNHKNNIKNTEVENEAEINDNEESENNDGNAESENI
- the mreD gene encoding rod shape-determining protein MreD; protein product: MKKYLLNISVLIFLLIFQLTIAMFFPALNLIPDFILIYVVIRAVIYGAKDAMIYGAVGGLLQDVFITSFIGLFTPVKTAVAFLAALLSGRFFPENLLIPPLAVFLATIVHELVYLMLKENYLFAANYLTLIKEIILPMAALNALITFFVYLIYFFWGRRDLSGQT